The region AACTGGCGCATCTGTTCGCACCCCCACAACACCCGCTCCGGTGTGGCTGGGGCGTCGATGTTCGGTTGATGTTTATAGCCTCCCAGGCTTGCCACGGCATCCTTGATGGCGCACCACGCAGCGATGCCAAGCATGAACGGCGGCTCGCCGACGGCTTTGGAGTGAAACACCGTGTCTTCCGGGTTCTTGCGGTTTTCCACCAGTTTTACCCGCAAATCCAACGGCATGTCGGCCACGGCCGGGATCTTGTAGCTCGCAGGGCCGCTGGTCATCAGTTTGCCTTTGGCGTTCCACACCAGTTCTTCCATGGTCAGCCAGCCCATCCCCTGAATGTAGCCGCCCTCGACCTGGCCGATGTCGATGGCCGGGTTCAGCGAAGCACCGACGTCGTGAAGGATGTCGGTGCGCAGCATTTTGTACTCGCCTGTCAGCGTGTCGATGATCACCTCGGCGCAGGCGGCACCGAAGGCAAAGTAGTAGAACGGCCGACCACGAGCCTGGCTGCGGTCGTAAAAGATTTTCGGGGTTTTGTAGAACCCGGTGCTCGACAGTGACACCTGGGCGAAATACGCCTGCTGGATCAGCGCCTCGAAGGTCAAGATGTGGTCGCGCACTCGCACGTGACCGTTGTGGAATTCGACGTCTTCTTCGCTGACCTTGTAATGGCGCGCGGCAAATTCCACCAGGCGTTTCTTGATGATCTCAGCTGCGTTTTGTGCGGCTTTGCCGTTCAGGTCGGCACCGCTGGATGCAGCCGTCGGCGAGGTGTTCGGCACTTTGTCGGTGTTAGTCGCGGTGATCTGCACGCGGTCGATTTCGACCTGGAACACTTCGGCCACCACTTGCGCGACCTTGACGTTCAAACCCTGGCCCATTTCCGTGCCGCCATGGTTCAGGTGAATGCTGCCGTCGGTGTAAATGTGGATCAAGGCGCCGGCCTGATTAAGGAAGCTGGCGGTGAAGGAAATACCGAATTTCACCGGGGTCAGCGCCAGGCCTTTTTTCAGGATCGGGCTGTTGGCGTTGTAGCGACGAATGGCTTCGCGGCGCTCGGCGTACTGGCTACTTTCTTCCAGTTCGGCGGTCATTTCTTCGAGCATGTTGTGCTCGACGGTCTGGTGGTAGTGCGTGACGTTGCGTTCGGTCTTGCCGTAATAGTTAGCCTTGCGCACCGCCAGCGGATCGAGGGCCAAGTGCCGAGCAATCGCGTCCATCACCTCTTCGATGGCCACCATCCCTTGCGGGCCGCCGAAGCCCCGGTAAGCGGTGTTCGACGCCGTGTTGGTCTTGCAGCGATGACCGTTGATGGTTGCATCGCCCAGG is a window of Pseudomonas sp. DC1.2 DNA encoding:
- the xdhB gene encoding xanthine dehydrogenase molybdopterin binding subunit, with translation MSNHHAVEKTQAELAALFAQDLTSGVGRSVKHDSAAKHVSGEALYIDDRLEFPNQLHVYARLSDRAHAKIISIDTQPCYAFDGVRIAITHKDIPGLKDIGPLLPGDPLLAIEDVQFVGQPVLAVAAKDLDTARKAAMAAIIEYEDLEPVLDVVEALRKRHFVLDSHTHQRGDSAGALATAEHRIQGTLHIGGQEHFYLETQISSVMPTEDGGMIVYCSTQNPTEVQKLVAEVLDVSMNKIVVDMRRMGGGFGGKETQAASPACLCAVIAHLTGQPTKMRLPRVEDMLMTGKRHPFYIEYDVGFDGTGRLHGIALELAGNCGCSPDLSASIVDRAMFHADNAYYLGDATINGHRCKTNTASNTAYRGFGGPQGMVAIEEVMDAIARHLALDPLAVRKANYYGKTERNVTHYHQTVEHNMLEEMTAELEESSQYAERREAIRRYNANSPILKKGLALTPVKFGISFTASFLNQAGALIHIYTDGSIHLNHGGTEMGQGLNVKVAQVVAEVFQVEIDRVQITATNTDKVPNTSPTAASSGADLNGKAAQNAAEIIKKRLVEFAARHYKVSEEDVEFHNGHVRVRDHILTFEALIQQAYFAQVSLSSTGFYKTPKIFYDRSQARGRPFYYFAFGAACAEVIIDTLTGEYKMLRTDILHDVGASLNPAIDIGQVEGGYIQGMGWLTMEELVWNAKGKLMTSGPASYKIPAVADMPLDLRVKLVENRKNPEDTVFHSKAVGEPPFMLGIAAWCAIKDAVASLGGYKHQPNIDAPATPERVLWGCEQMRQLILAKAVEAEPAELASL